One Phaseolus vulgaris cultivar G19833 chromosome 11, P. vulgaris v2.0, whole genome shotgun sequence genomic window carries:
- the LOC137831897 gene encoding (-)-germacrene D synthase-like isoform X4: protein MASGSLSLPTSANGAKPPFTRPTADFHPSVWGDRFLSYVPTSAEESDSHIQQAKLLKEDVRKTLVSPIDHNNFSFKLNFIDSVQRLGVSYHFEHEIDTLLCQIYDISTKDNNIIAHSDHLYQTALLFRLLRQHGYRISSNFEKIKGNTKNTSICAYFSGVFCKFQDQTGKFKESLADDIKGMLSLFEAAGLRCHGEDMLEEAHKFSFEQLMKFITTQLSCSHGARVQHNLKQSLRRGLPRLEATYYMSFYEEDPSHDEKLLAFAKLDFNILQDLHLKEVSSITKWWIKDLNFSTNLPFTRDRIVECCFWILGVYFEPQYSRWIVTKVIALASTIDDLYDAYGTIDELELFTSAIEREILDVFEEIEQEMRKQGKVYFMKYAKKEFEQQREHVVSSIYCYMK from the exons ATGGCTAGCGGAAGCTTATCACTTCCAACTTCTGCCAATGGTGCAAAACCTCCCTTCACTCGACCCACTGCAGATTTTCATCCTTCCGTTTGGGGCGATCGTTTTCTTTCCTACGTTCCTACTTCTGCT GAAGAAAGTGATAGTCACATTCAACAAGCTAAACTATTAAAAGAGGACGTGAGGAAGACCCTTGTCTCACCTATTGATCATAACAATTTCTCTTTTAAATTGAACTTCATTGATTCTGTCCAACGTTTGGGTGTCTCTTACCATTTTGAGCACGAAATTGACACTCTTCTATGTCAAATTTATGACATTTCAACAAAGGACAATAATATCATAGCTCATAGCGATCATCTTTACCAAACGGCTCTACTCTTTAGGTTGCTTAGACAACATGGATACCGCATATCTTCAA attttgaaaaaattaaaggaaacaCAAAAAATACATCGATTTGTGCATATTTTTCAG GTGTATTTTGCAAATTTCAAGATCAAACTGGAAAGTTTAAAGAAAGTTTAGCTGATGATATTAAAGGAATGTTAAGTTTGTTTGAAGCTGCAGGACTAAGATGTCATGGAGAAGATATGCTGGAAGAAGCACATAAGTTCAGTTTCGAGCAGTTAATGAAGTTTATAACCACCCAATTAAGTTGTTCTCATGGGGCACGAGTGCAACATAACTTAAAACAATCACTTCGCAGAGGTTTGCCTAGGTTGGAGGCGACATATTATATGTCTTTCTATGAAGAAGATCCATCTCATGATGAAAAATTGTTAGCATTTGCAAAATTAGATTTTAATATATTGCAAGATCTACATTTGAAAGAAGTCAGCAGTATAACCAA ATGGTGGATTAAGGATTTAAATTTCTCAACCAATTTACCTTTTACTCGAGATAGGATCGTAGAATGTTGTTTTTGGATTTTGGGGGTCTACTTTGAGCCACAATATTCTAGATGGATAGTAACAAAAGTAATAGCTCTAGCTTCCACCATTGATGACCTCTATGATGCTTATGGAACCATTGATGAACTTGAGCTTTTCACAAGTGCAATTGAGAG GGAAATTTTGGATGTTTTTGAAGAAATTGAGCAAGAGATGAGAAAGCAAGGAAAAGTATATTTCATGAAGTATGCCAAAAAAGAG TTTGAACAACAGAGAGAACATGTTGTTTCAAGCATTTACTGCTATATGAAGTAG
- the LOC137831897 gene encoding (-)-germacrene D synthase-like isoform X3: MASGSLSLPTSANGAKPPFTRPTADFHPSVWGDRFLSYVPTSAEESDSHIQQAKLLKEDVRKTLVSPIDHNNFSFKLNFIDSVQRLGVSYHFEHEIDTLLCQIYDISTKDNNIIAHSDHLYQTALLFRLLRQHGYRISSNFEKIKGNTKNTSICAYFSGVFCKFQDQTGKFKESLADDIKGMLSLFEAAGLRCHGEDMLEEAHKFSFEQLMKFITTQLSCSHGARVQHNLKQSLRRGLPRLEATYYMSFYEEDPSHDEKLLAFAKLDFNILQDLHLKEVSSITKWWIKDLNFSTNLPFTRDRIVECCFWILGVYFEPQYSRWIVTKVIALASTIDDLYDAYGTIDELELFTSAIERWDICCLVDLPKYMQLCYREILDVFEEIEQEMRKQGKVYFMKYAKKEFEQQREHVVSSIYCYMK, from the exons ATGGCTAGCGGAAGCTTATCACTTCCAACTTCTGCCAATGGTGCAAAACCTCCCTTCACTCGACCCACTGCAGATTTTCATCCTTCCGTTTGGGGCGATCGTTTTCTTTCCTACGTTCCTACTTCTGCT GAAGAAAGTGATAGTCACATTCAACAAGCTAAACTATTAAAAGAGGACGTGAGGAAGACCCTTGTCTCACCTATTGATCATAACAATTTCTCTTTTAAATTGAACTTCATTGATTCTGTCCAACGTTTGGGTGTCTCTTACCATTTTGAGCACGAAATTGACACTCTTCTATGTCAAATTTATGACATTTCAACAAAGGACAATAATATCATAGCTCATAGCGATCATCTTTACCAAACGGCTCTACTCTTTAGGTTGCTTAGACAACATGGATACCGCATATCTTCAA attttgaaaaaattaaaggaaacaCAAAAAATACATCGATTTGTGCATATTTTTCAG GTGTATTTTGCAAATTTCAAGATCAAACTGGAAAGTTTAAAGAAAGTTTAGCTGATGATATTAAAGGAATGTTAAGTTTGTTTGAAGCTGCAGGACTAAGATGTCATGGAGAAGATATGCTGGAAGAAGCACATAAGTTCAGTTTCGAGCAGTTAATGAAGTTTATAACCACCCAATTAAGTTGTTCTCATGGGGCACGAGTGCAACATAACTTAAAACAATCACTTCGCAGAGGTTTGCCTAGGTTGGAGGCGACATATTATATGTCTTTCTATGAAGAAGATCCATCTCATGATGAAAAATTGTTAGCATTTGCAAAATTAGATTTTAATATATTGCAAGATCTACATTTGAAAGAAGTCAGCAGTATAACCAA ATGGTGGATTAAGGATTTAAATTTCTCAACCAATTTACCTTTTACTCGAGATAGGATCGTAGAATGTTGTTTTTGGATTTTGGGGGTCTACTTTGAGCCACAATATTCTAGATGGATAGTAACAAAAGTAATAGCTCTAGCTTCCACCATTGATGACCTCTATGATGCTTATGGAACCATTGATGAACTTGAGCTTTTCACAAGTGCAATTGAGAG GTGGGATATTTGTTGCTTGGTTGATCTCCCAAAATACATGCAATTATGCTATAGGGAAATTTTGGATGTTTTTGAAGAAATTGAGCAAGAGATGAGAAAGCAAGGAAAAGTATATTTCATGAAGTATGCCAAAAAAGAG TTTGAACAACAGAGAGAACATGTTGTTTCAAGCATTTACTGCTATATGAAGTAG
- the LOC137831897 gene encoding (-)-germacrene D synthase-like isoform X1, with the protein MASGSLSLPTSANGAKPPFTRPTADFHPSVWGDRFLSYVPTSAEESDSHIQQAKLLKEDVRKTLVSPIDHNNFSFKLNFIDSVQRLGVSYHFEHEIDTLLCQIYDISTKDNNIIAHSDHLYQTALLFRLLRQHGYRISSNFEKIKGNTKNTSICAYFSGVFCKFQDQTGKFKESLADDIKGMLSLFEAAGLRCHGEDMLEEAHKFSFEQLMKFITTQLSCSHGARVQHNLKQSLRRGLPRLEATYYMSFYEEDPSHDEKLLAFAKLDFNILQDLHLKEVSSITKWWIKDLNFSTNLPFTRDRIVECCFWILGVYFEPQYSRWIVTKVIALASTIDDLYDAYGTIDELELFTSAIERWDICCLVDLPKYMQLCYREILDVFEEIEQEMRKQGKVYFMKYAKKEMKRLVQAHMAEARWCHTNHIPTMEEYMEVRGMSSGYPLLITLSFLGMEDTTEEVLIWAMNEPVIIAASTAISRIMDDIVGYEFEQQREHVVSSIYCYMK; encoded by the exons ATGGCTAGCGGAAGCTTATCACTTCCAACTTCTGCCAATGGTGCAAAACCTCCCTTCACTCGACCCACTGCAGATTTTCATCCTTCCGTTTGGGGCGATCGTTTTCTTTCCTACGTTCCTACTTCTGCT GAAGAAAGTGATAGTCACATTCAACAAGCTAAACTATTAAAAGAGGACGTGAGGAAGACCCTTGTCTCACCTATTGATCATAACAATTTCTCTTTTAAATTGAACTTCATTGATTCTGTCCAACGTTTGGGTGTCTCTTACCATTTTGAGCACGAAATTGACACTCTTCTATGTCAAATTTATGACATTTCAACAAAGGACAATAATATCATAGCTCATAGCGATCATCTTTACCAAACGGCTCTACTCTTTAGGTTGCTTAGACAACATGGATACCGCATATCTTCAA attttgaaaaaattaaaggaaacaCAAAAAATACATCGATTTGTGCATATTTTTCAG GTGTATTTTGCAAATTTCAAGATCAAACTGGAAAGTTTAAAGAAAGTTTAGCTGATGATATTAAAGGAATGTTAAGTTTGTTTGAAGCTGCAGGACTAAGATGTCATGGAGAAGATATGCTGGAAGAAGCACATAAGTTCAGTTTCGAGCAGTTAATGAAGTTTATAACCACCCAATTAAGTTGTTCTCATGGGGCACGAGTGCAACATAACTTAAAACAATCACTTCGCAGAGGTTTGCCTAGGTTGGAGGCGACATATTATATGTCTTTCTATGAAGAAGATCCATCTCATGATGAAAAATTGTTAGCATTTGCAAAATTAGATTTTAATATATTGCAAGATCTACATTTGAAAGAAGTCAGCAGTATAACCAA ATGGTGGATTAAGGATTTAAATTTCTCAACCAATTTACCTTTTACTCGAGATAGGATCGTAGAATGTTGTTTTTGGATTTTGGGGGTCTACTTTGAGCCACAATATTCTAGATGGATAGTAACAAAAGTAATAGCTCTAGCTTCCACCATTGATGACCTCTATGATGCTTATGGAACCATTGATGAACTTGAGCTTTTCACAAGTGCAATTGAGAG GTGGGATATTTGTTGCTTGGTTGATCTCCCAAAATACATGCAATTATGCTATAGGGAAATTTTGGATGTTTTTGAAGAAATTGAGCAAGAGATGAGAAAGCAAGGAAAAGTATATTTCATGAAGTATGCCAAAAAAGAG ATGAAAAGACTAGTCCAAGCTCACATGGCTGAGGCAAGATGGTGTCATACCAACCACATTCCAACAATGGAGGAGTACATGGAAGTGAGAGGAATGTCAAGTGGTTACCCTTTATTGATTACCTTATCTTTCCTAGGCATGGAAGATACAACAGAGGAGGTCCTTATATGGGCAATGAATGAACCAGTAATTATTGCAGCTTCTACAGCTATATCTAGAATCATGGATGACATTGTTGGATACGAG TTTGAACAACAGAGAGAACATGTTGTTTCAAGCATTTACTGCTATATGAAGTAG
- the LOC137831897 gene encoding (-)-germacrene D synthase-like isoform X5, protein MASGSLSLPTSANGAKPPFTRPTADFHPSVWGDRFLSYVPTSAEESDSHIQQAKLLKEDVRKTLVSPIDHNNFSFKLNFIDSVQRLGVSYHFEHEIDTLLCQIYDISTKDNNIIAHSDHLYQTALLFRLLRQHGYRISSSVFCKFQDQTGKFKESLADDIKGMLSLFEAAGLRCHGEDMLEEAHKFSFEQLMKFITTQLSCSHGARVQHNLKQSLRRGLPRLEATYYMSFYEEDPSHDEKLLAFAKLDFNILQDLHLKEVSSITKWWIKDLNFSTNLPFTRDRIVECCFWILGVYFEPQYSRWIVTKVIALASTIDDLYDAYGTIDELELFTSAIERWDICCLVDLPKYMQLCYREILDVFEEIEQEMRKQGKVYFMKYAKKEFEQQREHVVSSIYCYMK, encoded by the exons ATGGCTAGCGGAAGCTTATCACTTCCAACTTCTGCCAATGGTGCAAAACCTCCCTTCACTCGACCCACTGCAGATTTTCATCCTTCCGTTTGGGGCGATCGTTTTCTTTCCTACGTTCCTACTTCTGCT GAAGAAAGTGATAGTCACATTCAACAAGCTAAACTATTAAAAGAGGACGTGAGGAAGACCCTTGTCTCACCTATTGATCATAACAATTTCTCTTTTAAATTGAACTTCATTGATTCTGTCCAACGTTTGGGTGTCTCTTACCATTTTGAGCACGAAATTGACACTCTTCTATGTCAAATTTATGACATTTCAACAAAGGACAATAATATCATAGCTCATAGCGATCATCTTTACCAAACGGCTCTACTCTTTAGGTTGCTTAGACAACATGGATACCGCATATCTTCAA GTGTATTTTGCAAATTTCAAGATCAAACTGGAAAGTTTAAAGAAAGTTTAGCTGATGATATTAAAGGAATGTTAAGTTTGTTTGAAGCTGCAGGACTAAGATGTCATGGAGAAGATATGCTGGAAGAAGCACATAAGTTCAGTTTCGAGCAGTTAATGAAGTTTATAACCACCCAATTAAGTTGTTCTCATGGGGCACGAGTGCAACATAACTTAAAACAATCACTTCGCAGAGGTTTGCCTAGGTTGGAGGCGACATATTATATGTCTTTCTATGAAGAAGATCCATCTCATGATGAAAAATTGTTAGCATTTGCAAAATTAGATTTTAATATATTGCAAGATCTACATTTGAAAGAAGTCAGCAGTATAACCAA ATGGTGGATTAAGGATTTAAATTTCTCAACCAATTTACCTTTTACTCGAGATAGGATCGTAGAATGTTGTTTTTGGATTTTGGGGGTCTACTTTGAGCCACAATATTCTAGATGGATAGTAACAAAAGTAATAGCTCTAGCTTCCACCATTGATGACCTCTATGATGCTTATGGAACCATTGATGAACTTGAGCTTTTCACAAGTGCAATTGAGAG GTGGGATATTTGTTGCTTGGTTGATCTCCCAAAATACATGCAATTATGCTATAGGGAAATTTTGGATGTTTTTGAAGAAATTGAGCAAGAGATGAGAAAGCAAGGAAAAGTATATTTCATGAAGTATGCCAAAAAAGAG TTTGAACAACAGAGAGAACATGTTGTTTCAAGCATTTACTGCTATATGAAGTAG
- the LOC137831897 gene encoding probable sesquiterpene synthase isoform X2, whose amino-acid sequence MASGSLSLPTSANGAKPPFTRPTADFHPSVWGDRFLSYVPTSAEESDSHIQQAKLLKEDVRKTLVSPIDHNNFSFKLNFIDSVQRLGVSYHFEHEIDTLLCQIYDISTKDNNIIAHSDHLYQTALLFRLLRQHGYRISSNFEKIKGNTKNTSICAYFSGVFCKFQDQTGKFKESLADDIKGMLSLFEAAGLRCHGEDMLEEAHKFSFEQLMKFITTQLSCSHGARVQHNLKQSLRRGLPRLEATYYMSFYEEDPSHDEKLLAFAKLDFNILQDLHLKEVSSITKWWIKDLNFSTNLPFTRDRIVECCFWILGVYFEPQYSRWIVTKVIALASTIDDLYDAYGTIDELELFTSAIEREILDVFEEIEQEMRKQGKVYFMKYAKKEMKRLVQAHMAEARWCHTNHIPTMEEYMEVRGMSSGYPLLITLSFLGMEDTTEEVLIWAMNEPVIIAASTAISRIMDDIVGYEFEQQREHVVSSIYCYMK is encoded by the exons ATGGCTAGCGGAAGCTTATCACTTCCAACTTCTGCCAATGGTGCAAAACCTCCCTTCACTCGACCCACTGCAGATTTTCATCCTTCCGTTTGGGGCGATCGTTTTCTTTCCTACGTTCCTACTTCTGCT GAAGAAAGTGATAGTCACATTCAACAAGCTAAACTATTAAAAGAGGACGTGAGGAAGACCCTTGTCTCACCTATTGATCATAACAATTTCTCTTTTAAATTGAACTTCATTGATTCTGTCCAACGTTTGGGTGTCTCTTACCATTTTGAGCACGAAATTGACACTCTTCTATGTCAAATTTATGACATTTCAACAAAGGACAATAATATCATAGCTCATAGCGATCATCTTTACCAAACGGCTCTACTCTTTAGGTTGCTTAGACAACATGGATACCGCATATCTTCAA attttgaaaaaattaaaggaaacaCAAAAAATACATCGATTTGTGCATATTTTTCAG GTGTATTTTGCAAATTTCAAGATCAAACTGGAAAGTTTAAAGAAAGTTTAGCTGATGATATTAAAGGAATGTTAAGTTTGTTTGAAGCTGCAGGACTAAGATGTCATGGAGAAGATATGCTGGAAGAAGCACATAAGTTCAGTTTCGAGCAGTTAATGAAGTTTATAACCACCCAATTAAGTTGTTCTCATGGGGCACGAGTGCAACATAACTTAAAACAATCACTTCGCAGAGGTTTGCCTAGGTTGGAGGCGACATATTATATGTCTTTCTATGAAGAAGATCCATCTCATGATGAAAAATTGTTAGCATTTGCAAAATTAGATTTTAATATATTGCAAGATCTACATTTGAAAGAAGTCAGCAGTATAACCAA ATGGTGGATTAAGGATTTAAATTTCTCAACCAATTTACCTTTTACTCGAGATAGGATCGTAGAATGTTGTTTTTGGATTTTGGGGGTCTACTTTGAGCCACAATATTCTAGATGGATAGTAACAAAAGTAATAGCTCTAGCTTCCACCATTGATGACCTCTATGATGCTTATGGAACCATTGATGAACTTGAGCTTTTCACAAGTGCAATTGAGAG GGAAATTTTGGATGTTTTTGAAGAAATTGAGCAAGAGATGAGAAAGCAAGGAAAAGTATATTTCATGAAGTATGCCAAAAAAGAG ATGAAAAGACTAGTCCAAGCTCACATGGCTGAGGCAAGATGGTGTCATACCAACCACATTCCAACAATGGAGGAGTACATGGAAGTGAGAGGAATGTCAAGTGGTTACCCTTTATTGATTACCTTATCTTTCCTAGGCATGGAAGATACAACAGAGGAGGTCCTTATATGGGCAATGAATGAACCAGTAATTATTGCAGCTTCTACAGCTATATCTAGAATCATGGATGACATTGTTGGATACGAG TTTGAACAACAGAGAGAACATGTTGTTTCAAGCATTTACTGCTATATGAAGTAG